Genomic window (Saccharothrix australiensis):
CATCAGCTGCACGTCGAAGTGCCGCTGGCCCAGCGTGCGCTTGGCGCCCTCGCGGACCACGGCGAACGCCTCGGGCAGCAGCGCGTCCAGCGACTCGCCCTCGGCGTAGCGCTTCTTGAACTCCTCGGTTTTCGCCCGCAGCTCGGCGTCCGAGAGGTCGACGACGTCGTCTTCGAGGTTGTTGATGTGCGCTGCGATGTTGCGCAGGCGCTTGAGCATCTTGCCTTCGCCGGCGCGGAGCAGTCGGGACAGCACCATCTCGGGTCGACCTCATTACCTCATCGCGACGCGCCCGCGAAGGGCGCCTTCCACCGGCTCGTCACGGCCATGACGAGCCAACACCACCCGCCATCGTAGGCAAGTCGTGAAGGTGTGTGCACAGACACAGGTAGGAACTGGTGCGGATGACCGGGTCACCGGCGTGGTGGACGTGGTGCGGACCACTGCGGTCCGCGCGTGTCGCCGGGTGCGCGGGTCGGGGCTGGTGATCCACTGCGCCGCGTTCCGCCGGGGTGGTCGCCCTGGGGGTGGTGGGGGTCCGTGCGGGGTTGAGGCGGGGGCGGCGGGTTGTGGCGGGGCGTGGCGGCGGGGTGGTGCGGGCTGTGGGAAGGGTGGTGCGGGCTGTGGCGGGAGCGGCGCGGGCTGTGGTGGGAGCGGCGCGGCTTGTCGTTTCCGCTCGAAGGTGTGATGTGTGGCCCACGGCCGGCGGCGGGTCGTGTCGGGCCCGCTGCTGCTGTTGATCGGCTGGTGGTCGCTCGTGACCAGGGCGTACCCGGCTTTTCACGACTCCGAGGACGGTGGGCTGCCGGGTGTTGCGCGGGCTGCCGTCCCCGGCGGAAGGCTGTTCCCGATGATGTGGTCCCGTTGCTCGGTGTTCCCGGCTTGAGCCAGGACCTGCGTGCTTCGGCGAGCGTTGAGTCCGTGGTTGCCCGTCTGCCGTCGAGCTGCGTATTGCGCGCGCGGTCGTTGTGTCGGGGTGGAGTGGCCTTGGCGGCCAGGCCCGCGAGGCCGGGATGGAGCTGTCGCTGCCTGGGTTGGCCGGCGGCTGCCGATGTCTGCGCTGGTGCCGATGTCTGCGCTGGTGCTGATGTTGCGCTGGGCACGTGTCCGGCGGTGGGCTGTCCATGCGCCGGTTTGGCGGCTGGTGGCGTCGCTCTGGCGGCGGCCCTGCGGCGCGCCGTGGCGGCCTGCGCTGCCTGTGCTGGGCGGGCCGGCCGCCCTCGCGGCCGGGTCCTGTGTTGGGCGGGGCGGCCGGCGCTGTGCCGAGCGGGGCTGCGCGGGTGGGGTGCGGATGGGGTGCGGAGGTGGTGGGCGTTGTGGTTCCCGGCACGGCCCCCGGCGCGCAGAGGACGCCGGGGGTCGCGGAGGTGTCGGGGGCCGGCTCCCTCAGGCCAGCCGGATCACGCCGTAGTCGAATCCCTTCCGGCGGTAGACGACGCTCGGGCGTCCGCAGTCGGCGTCCGCGAACAGGTAGAAGTCGTGGCCGACCAGCTCCATCTCGTAGAGGGCCTGGTCGACGGTCATCGGCTTGGCCGCGTGCTCCTTCTCGCGCACGATCCGGCCGGGCAGGTTGTCCTCGATCTCCTCGTCCCAGCGTTGCTGCGCGGGCACTTCCGCCATGCCCCCGTAGGCCGCCTCGGGCTCGTTCTCGGCTTCCAGGACCGCCGTGTGGCCCAGCCACATCCCCTGCGCTTGTCCGTCCTGGTCGGTGCGGGTCGGCGCGACCGACGCGCCCAGTCCGCTGGTCGCCTCCGCGACCGAAGTCGGACCCCGGCGCCCGTGGTGCACCCGCCGGCGGTCATGCGAGCGGCGCAGTCGGCTCTCCAGCTTGGCTACCGCGGCGTCCAGGGCGGCGTAGAAGTCGCCCGCGCACGCTTCCGACCGGATTACCGGGCCCCTGCCCTTGCCCGTGATCTCCACGCGCTGGCAGTTCTTCGACTGCCTCCGGTTCGGCTCGTGGAACAGCTCCACGTCGAAGCGGATGACCTTCCGGTCGTATCGTTCGAGCCTGGCCAGCTTCTCACCGACGTGCACCCGGTAGTGATCGGGCACCTCGACGTTGCGGCCCTTAACGACGATGTCCATACACGACCTCCCTCGCGTTGCTGCGAGCTATGGCATTGGATCGCTGCGCACCGGTCCCGCGATCGCCTTCGCGGTTCGTCGCCGAGAGTTGTCCTCAGCGCTCCACCGGCGCCAGGGTCATGGGCTGTTCGCCTCCTCCCCGCGTGCCGGGAACGCTGATAGCGGTGCACGTTAGCCCGGTATTCGCCGCTGCGACAGCCCCCGAGGCGGGGGATCTCCATGATTTTCCGGTCGTGACGCTCAGCGACGGCGACGCGGCGCCGGCCGCGCCCCGAGCGGGCGGGCCGGCCTGACGCCGCGGCACCGGCTCACCCGGACGGCCGCGCCACCAGCCGACATCCGTCGGCACGGCGACTGCGGCGAACGGCCTGCGCACGCGGGTCATATCCGGCCAACGGCCGAACGCCCCGCGAGGTTCCCGCCCGAAATCACCCGTCCGGGTGGGCTCGGTACGCCGTCGTCAGCGTCAGGACGGCGGTTACCCCGTACCCGCCCGCTTTCAACGCCGAAACGCACGCCGACGT
Coding sequences:
- the hpf gene encoding ribosome hibernation-promoting factor, HPF/YfiA family, whose amino-acid sequence is MDIVVKGRNVEVPDHYRVHVGEKLARLERYDRKVIRFDVELFHEPNRRQSKNCQRVEITGKGRGPVIRSEACAGDFYAALDAAVAKLESRLRRSHDRRRVHHGRRGPTSVAEATSGLGASVAPTRTDQDGQAQGMWLGHTAVLEAENEPEAAYGGMAEVPAQQRWDEEIEDNLPGRIVREKEHAAKPMTVDQALYEMELVGHDFYLFADADCGRPSVVYRRKGFDYGVIRLA